In one window of Palaemon carinicauda isolate YSFRI2023 chromosome 2, ASM3689809v2, whole genome shotgun sequence DNA:
- the LOC137629555 gene encoding protein cueball-like, with product MSRTTKWIIFASFFAFSSCTDLVAVYKHDVLLLRDVDKISSGSPPVGWESHVLKVPKPFSYPVGLTYDPKGRRLFVAEAVHEDSKIFSLDLDGDYVVKDMKSVVRTTNTTIMEGLTYDPRTEHLYWTDSYNHGVYKTLVSKEQKENPAPEPAHMFGGVIEPRGIAIDYCNELMYWSERDASGKVPSSIEVCDLHGPSHTVLMQDEEKKVKIFYQGLTYDIQGGKLLWAETIGDDFEKSYCRIVSYEFGQTLPEREVLVSLENCYPFSLTTDENFIYWADWGQQGIMRASRKNPNDVVKLAHTPQIESKYGEHHGVYGLAILGGLADDSLQEACKGKINPQRQSVEKDDSAIFNPPTLRKEIDTKQKSEIENSEQISQLENSEDVSSDGQKIGQSLGHLNEHQPEESQELALLTTGSTEKLLMQSHMCTENQLLIVVIVLGFFCIMFFLSTLALVYKLWFRHKSESSCKELPVTVSERVLPHQPKRFGPKVRPVGKGASCSGAGHDGVSINIEDCCQMTLCDTPCYTTIKKEGRGYNVKNLCTKPGADDKKGLLDDMDDLSNL from the exons ATGTCTCGCACAACAAAATGGATTATTTTCGCCTCTTTCTTCGCCTTCTCATCTTGCACAG ATTTGGTAGCTGTATATAAACACGACGTTCTTCTCTTACGCGATGTGGATAAGATATCATCAGGCAGCCCTCCCGTTGGCTGGGAGTCTCACGTCTTAAAAGTTCCAAAGCCTTTTTCTTACCCCGTGGGATTGACTTACGATCCAAAAGGACGTAGATTGTTTGTGGCGGAAGCAGTCCACGAAGACAGCAAGATTTTCTCTCTCGATCTGGATGGAGATTACGTTGTGAAAGACATGAAGTCTGTAGTGCGAA CAACAAATACCACTATAATGGAGGGCTTGACGTACGATCCAAGAACCGAACACTTATACTGGACTGATTCCTATAATCACGGGGTATACAAAACTCTCGTAtccaaagaacaaaaagaaaatccAGCGCCGGAACCAGCTCACATGTTTGGAGGTGTAATCGAGCCTCGAGGAATAGCCATAGATTACTGTAATGA ATTGATGTACTGGAGTGAACGAGATGCGTCGGGAAAAGTACCAAGTAGTATTGAAGTCTGTGATCTGCATGGCCCATCTCACACAGTCCTTATGCAAGATGAGGAAAAGAAAGTGAAAATATTTTACCAG GGCTTAACCTACGATATCCAGGGAGGAAAACTACTTTGGGCAGAGACAATTGGAGACGATTTTGAAAAAAGCTATTGTAGGATTGTCAGTTACGAATTCGGCCAGACATTGCCGGAACGAGAAGTTCTCGTCAGTTTAGAAAACTGCTATCCATTTTCTCTGACAACTGATGAAAACTTCATTTATTGGGCCGACTGGGGACAGCAAGGAATAATGAGAGCATCTCGCAAGAATCCCAATGATGTTGTGAAACTTGCCCACACTCCCCAGATTGAATCCAAGTATGGAGAACACCACGGAGTTTACGGCCTTGCAATTTTAGGAGGCCTTGCTGACGATTCTTTACAAGAAGcttgcaaaggaaaaattaacccccAGCGACAATCTGTTGAGAAAGATGATTCGGCTATATTTAACCCACCTACATTACGGAAAGAAATTGATACTAAACAGAAGTCCGAAATAGAAAATAGTGAACAGATATCCCAACTAGAAAATAGTGAAGATGTCAGCTCAGACGGACAGAAAATAGGACAATCCCTAGGACATTTAAATGAACATCAGCCAGAGGAATCCCAGGAGCTGGCTCTTCTCACGACCGGTTCAACGGAAAAGTTGTTGATGCAGTCGCACAT GTGTACCGAAAATCAGCTGCTCATTGTTGTTATAGTTTTGGGCTTCTTTTGCATCATGTTCTTCCTTTCGACGCTCGCTCTCGTGTATAAACTTTGGTTCCGACATAAATCGGAAAGCAGCTGTAAAGAGCTTCCAGTTACAGTTTCTGAGAGAG TTTTACCACATCAACCTAAGCGCTTTGGACCCAAGGTCAGACCAGTTGGAAAAGGAGCGTCATGCAGCGGTGCTGGTCATGATGGTGTCAGCATTAACATTGAAGATTGTTGCCAAATGACTTTATGTGATACT CCATGTTACACAACAATCAAGAAAGAGGGACGAGGCTACAACGTGAAAAATCTTTGCACTAAGCCCGGTGCCGACGACAAAAAGGGGTTGCTAGACGACATGGATGACCTCTCCAATTTGTGA